The following coding sequences lie in one Flagellimonas eckloniae genomic window:
- a CDS encoding phosphatidylinositol-specific phospholipase C1-like protein yields the protein MKKNYLNMLLSFCVLVMVNCQGQIQKEALNQIQVIGSHNSYKIPIEQPLWEYLFEHDSRTAESLQYGHPSLTEQLNLGLRNLELDIFHDPLGGRFANPGGIEIVKKRGAVPLPFDEKKILEQPGLKMFHVQDIDFRSHQLLFKNGLKELKKWSDKNLNHTPIIILINAKDSQVPQTKKPLPFTTAALDSIDMEIKSVFPLEQLITPDMVRGDFPSLENAILEKGWPELGSVKGRFLFVLDEKKEKIDRYIKNHPSLKNRMLFVNSPEGNPEAAFRIINDPVKDFDYIKELVTKGYMIRTRADAGTKEARTMDYNRFEKAKASGAQVISTDYYIPSQLFPSQFQIIFKDGSYERMNN from the coding sequence ATGAAAAAGAATTACCTCAATATGCTACTTTCTTTTTGTGTACTTGTCATGGTAAATTGTCAAGGCCAAATCCAAAAAGAGGCTTTAAATCAAATTCAGGTCATTGGAAGTCATAACAGTTATAAAATACCAATAGAGCAACCCTTATGGGAATATCTTTTTGAACATGATTCCCGCACGGCAGAATCACTGCAATATGGACATCCTTCACTAACTGAGCAATTGAATTTAGGCCTTAGAAATTTAGAACTTGATATTTTTCATGACCCTCTTGGTGGAAGATTTGCCAATCCCGGCGGAATAGAAATTGTAAAAAAAAGAGGCGCGGTGCCTTTGCCCTTTGATGAAAAGAAAATATTGGAACAGCCTGGTTTAAAAATGTTCCATGTTCAGGATATTGACTTTAGAAGCCACCAACTACTTTTTAAGAACGGTTTGAAAGAGCTAAAAAAATGGTCAGATAAGAATCTAAACCACACTCCGATCATAATATTGATAAATGCAAAGGATAGCCAAGTTCCGCAAACCAAAAAACCATTACCCTTCACAACTGCCGCTCTTGATAGCATTGATATGGAAATAAAAAGTGTGTTCCCATTAGAGCAATTGATTACACCAGATATGGTACGAGGAGATTTTCCAAGCTTGGAAAATGCCATTTTAGAAAAAGGTTGGCCAGAACTGGGTTCAGTAAAAGGTCGATTCCTCTTTGTTTTGGACGAGAAAAAGGAAAAAATCGACCGCTATATTAAAAACCATCCCTCATTAAAAAATCGAATGCTTTTTGTAAACAGTCCGGAAGGTAATCCAGAAGCTGCTTTTCGGATTATTAACGACCCTGTTAAAGATTTCGATTATATAAAAGAATTAGTAACCAAAGGTTATATGATTAGGACCCGAGCGGATGCAGGTACCAAAGAAGCCCGAACCATGGACTATAACAGATTCGAAAAAGCAAAAGCTTCAGGGGCACAGGTCATATCGACTGACTACTATATTCCCTCACAATTGTTTCCATCGCAGTTTCAAATTATTTTTAAGGACGGCAGCTATGAAAGAATGAACAATTAA
- a CDS encoding metallophosphoesterase family protein produces the protein MKNRSYFYFIQILCFLVIGSCKSEQKTISKPIKIAFLADVHLQDIHANFTDANYKGIKNPTTGSYNTIRTMGSQLRSTRLFNENYFAFKTALDEIVSRNITLVVLPGDFSDDGQPINIKALKKILDDYIVNHGIQFFLTTGNHDPVRPYSREAGKTNFLGAQGNELAILSDSSLINNNHKLHPIISSEIKQWGYLEILNELSSFGFFPKKEFLYWETPFSMYDYDNYTLTAAASISAVEKRKFSDNEKQISIPDASYLVEPIKDIWLLGIDANIYIPSGNSSKTNETSSASIGYNNILTHKKHLLPWIRKVSLEAEKQKKILIAFSHYPMVEFYDGASKEMEQLFGKDKMQMHRVPKDTIAELFTDLGIQLHFGGHMHMNDTGIHKSTSGKTLYNIQTPSLAGYIPAFKILTINSKEEMEIETVVVDSVSNFNSLFRLYEQEHQHLKKSATNTIWDKEILASKTYINFTEQHLKELVRLRFLKNDWPAELITKLEKSTGNDLLKLELKNTKSIPSIDKLSKNKPEYMALNKWTGLDMVYDFYKLRNAGELAKGKIGSKRLAQYELVCKHLMNCENLEMSLWGNIFYKAMHGHPSGNFMINLKTNTIERL, from the coding sequence ATGAAAAATAGATCTTACTTTTATTTTATTCAGATTCTCTGTTTTTTGGTTATTGGCTCATGCAAAAGCGAACAAAAAACGATTTCAAAACCTATCAAAATTGCCTTTTTGGCCGATGTGCATCTACAGGATATTCATGCGAACTTCACCGATGCCAATTACAAGGGAATCAAGAATCCTACTACCGGTAGTTACAATACCATAAGAACAATGGGGTCGCAACTGCGATCAACGCGATTATTTAACGAGAATTATTTCGCTTTTAAAACAGCTTTGGATGAAATTGTCTCAAGAAACATAACTCTTGTTGTTTTACCTGGTGATTTTAGTGATGACGGGCAACCCATAAATATTAAGGCACTAAAAAAAATACTAGATGATTATATAGTAAACCATGGTATCCAGTTTTTTCTGACCACCGGTAACCATGATCCTGTGAGGCCTTATAGCAGAGAAGCTGGAAAAACTAATTTTCTAGGCGCTCAAGGCAATGAGCTAGCCATTTTAAGCGATAGCTCTCTTATAAACAACAATCATAAATTGCATCCTATAATCTCGTCCGAAATTAAACAATGGGGATATTTAGAGATTTTAAATGAACTATCATCCTTTGGTTTTTTTCCGAAAAAAGAATTTTTGTATTGGGAAACACCCTTTTCAATGTACGATTATGATAATTATACATTAACCGCAGCTGCTTCAATTTCAGCAGTGGAAAAAAGAAAATTCTCGGATAATGAAAAACAGATTTCCATTCCGGATGCCAGTTATTTGGTGGAACCTATAAAAGACATTTGGTTATTGGGTATAGATGCAAACATATATATTCCAAGTGGCAATTCTTCTAAAACCAACGAAACCTCCAGTGCCAGTATTGGGTATAATAATATATTGACCCATAAAAAACATCTACTACCTTGGATACGAAAAGTTTCTTTGGAAGCGGAAAAGCAGAAAAAGATTTTGATAGCTTTTAGCCATTATCCCATGGTAGAATTTTATGATGGAGCTTCCAAAGAAATGGAGCAGCTTTTTGGGAAGGACAAGATGCAGATGCATAGAGTTCCAAAAGATACCATTGCAGAATTATTTACTGATTTAGGAATACAGCTTCATTTTGGCGGTCATATGCATATGAATGATACGGGAATCCATAAATCCACAAGCGGAAAAACACTCTATAACATTCAAACACCCTCTTTGGCTGGCTATATACCAGCTTTCAAAATACTTACCATCAATTCAAAAGAAGAAATGGAAATAGAGACTGTTGTCGTGGATTCCGTTTCAAATTTCAATTCCCTTTTCCGGTTGTATGAGCAAGAACATCAACATCTAAAAAAATCGGCAACAAATACGATTTGGGATAAAGAAATATTAGCATCTAAAACCTATATCAATTTTACTGAACAGCATCTAAAAGAACTCGTACGCTTACGTTTTTTGAAAAACGATTGGCCAGCTGAACTTATCACAAAATTAGAAAAGTCGACTGGGAATGATTTATTAAAATTGGAACTAAAGAACACCAAGTCAATCCCCTCAATTGACAAACTCAGTAAAAATAAACCTGAATATATGGCTCTAAATAAATGGACCGGTTTAGATATGGTATATGATTTCTACAAATTGAGAAACGCAGGAGAATTGGCAAAAGGAAAGATTGGTAGCAAAAGATTGGCACAATATGAATTGGTATGCAAGCACTTGATGAATTGTGAAAATTTGGAAATGTCGCTTTGGGGCAATATTTTTTATAAGGCGATGCATGGGCATCCATCCGGAAATTTTATGATTAATCTAAAAACTAATACAATAGAGCGATTGTAA